The Oncorhynchus tshawytscha isolate Ot180627B linkage group LG20, Otsh_v2.0, whole genome shotgun sequence genome has a window encoding:
- the sh2d4a gene encoding SH2 domain-containing protein 4A isoform X1, whose product MLQQILTDMFISPELLAELSEEQKQVLFIKMREEQVRRWKDREARLEKEDATLKKPKKASVKSVQWLAGMDSDVWVWVMGDHPADQSYEQICDDIIAQRAACQAQREAEELRAKKEAELVKRFSSVLMDSELQLWKEEVERQEVERQEVERQEVERQEVERRAAAQEQSQQEKREAEERRRAEEEVRRVEQKRKQEIYMDLREVREERDDQHWQDSLRKSKAADLRRRSIAKQTRDDHRRQSVKALERGRVAAVTKAFGGDRPALPPKPKPRNLTVTSDTLNPKQGVRRTLSTSSREHIIRWFQEEQLPYRAGFQKDQSRIASWFHGIITRQEAEDLLSEGEPGHFLVRVSERILGYVLSYRCKDEFKHFLVDATEGCYMLLGHQIRFTSLAELVEFHEGEPITMSGGEQLLQPCGQRPSGVDYADLFT is encoded by the exons ATGCTCCAGCAGATTTTGACGGACATGTTCATATCACCTGAGCTCCTGGCTGAGCTGAGCGAGGAGCAGAAGCAGGTGTTGTTCATTAAGATGCGTGAGGAACAGGTCCGACGCTGGAAGGATAGAGAGGCTCGGCTAGAGAAGGAGGATGCCACTCTGAAGAAACCCAAGAAAG CCTCTGTGAAGAGTGTACAGTGGCTGGCAGGGATGGATAGTGACGTATGGGTGTGGGTGATGGGGGACCACCCTGCCGACCAGTCCTACGAGCAGATCTGTGACGACATCATAGCCCAGAGGGCAGCCTGCCAGGCccagagagaggctgaggagcTCAG ggcgAAGAAGGAGGCGGAGCTGGTCAAGAGGTTCTCCAGTGTGTTGATGGACTCAGAGCTGCAGTTgtggaaggaggaggtggagcgaCAGGAGGTGGAGCGACAGGAGGTGGAGCGACAGGAGGTGGAGCGACAGGAGGTGGAGCGACGGGCTGCAGCTCAGGAGCAGAGCCAACAGGAG aaaagagaggcggaggagaggaggagggctgagGAAGAGGTGCGAAGAGTGGAGCAGAAGAGAAAGCAGGAGATCTACATGGACTtgagggaggtcagagaggagagagatgaccaACACTGGCAAGATtcat TGCGGAAGTCCAAAGCGGCTGACCTGCGGCGCCGGTCCATTGCCAAGCAGACCCGTGATGACCACCGGCGGCAATCGGTCAAGGCTCTGGAGCGAGGCCGTGTGGCTGCTGTCACCAAGGCCTTCGGCGGGGACAGACCTGCCCTCCCGCCCAAACCCAAACCCAGGAACCTTACTGTGACCAGCGACACCCTTAACCC GAAGCAAGGGGTGCGACGCACACTGTCCACCTCTAGCAGGGAGCACATTATTAGATGGTTCCAGGAGGAACAGCTGCCTTACCGAGCGGGTTTCCAGAAGGACCAGAGTCGCATAGCGTCTTGGTTCCATG GCATCATTACGCGGCAGGAAGCCGAGGACTTACTGAGCGAGGGGGAACCCGGGCACTTTCTGGTGAGGGTCAGCGAAAGGATTCTGGGATACGTCCTGTCTTATCGATGCAAAGATGAGTTTAAACACTTCCTCGTTGACGCAACAGAGGGCTGCTACATGCTGCTGGGACACCAGATCAGATTCACCTCGTTGGCAGAGCTTGTGGAGTTCCATGAG GGGGAGCCAATCACCATGTCAGGAGGGGAGCAGCTGCTCCAGCCATGTGGCCAGAGGCCTAGTGGTGTGGACTATGCAGACCTCTTTACCTGA
- the sh2d4a gene encoding SH2 domain-containing protein 4A isoform X2, with the protein MLQQILTDMFISPELLAELSEEQKQVLFIKMREEQVRRWKDREARLEKEDATLKKPKKASVKSVQWLAGMDSDVWVWVMGDHPADQSYEQICDDIIAQRAACQAQREAEELRAKKEAELVKRFSSVLMDSELQLWKEEVERQEVERQEVERRAAAQEQSQQEKREAEERRRAEEEVRRVEQKRKQEIYMDLREVREERDDQHWQDSLRKSKAADLRRRSIAKQTRDDHRRQSVKALERGRVAAVTKAFGGDRPALPPKPKPRNLTVTSDTLNPKQGVRRTLSTSSREHIIRWFQEEQLPYRAGFQKDQSRIASWFHGIITRQEAEDLLSEGEPGHFLVRVSERILGYVLSYRCKDEFKHFLVDATEGCYMLLGHQIRFTSLAELVEFHEGEPITMSGGEQLLQPCGQRPSGVDYADLFT; encoded by the exons ATGCTCCAGCAGATTTTGACGGACATGTTCATATCACCTGAGCTCCTGGCTGAGCTGAGCGAGGAGCAGAAGCAGGTGTTGTTCATTAAGATGCGTGAGGAACAGGTCCGACGCTGGAAGGATAGAGAGGCTCGGCTAGAGAAGGAGGATGCCACTCTGAAGAAACCCAAGAAAG CCTCTGTGAAGAGTGTACAGTGGCTGGCAGGGATGGATAGTGACGTATGGGTGTGGGTGATGGGGGACCACCCTGCCGACCAGTCCTACGAGCAGATCTGTGACGACATCATAGCCCAGAGGGCAGCCTGCCAGGCccagagagaggctgaggagcTCAG ggcgAAGAAGGAGGCGGAGCTGGTCAAGAGGTTCTCCAGTGTGTTGATGGACTCAGAGCTGCAGTTgtggaaggaggag GTGGAGCGACAGGAGGTGGAGCGACAGGAGGTGGAGCGACGGGCTGCAGCTCAGGAGCAGAGCCAACAGGAG aaaagagaggcggaggagaggaggagggctgagGAAGAGGTGCGAAGAGTGGAGCAGAAGAGAAAGCAGGAGATCTACATGGACTtgagggaggtcagagaggagagagatgaccaACACTGGCAAGATtcat TGCGGAAGTCCAAAGCGGCTGACCTGCGGCGCCGGTCCATTGCCAAGCAGACCCGTGATGACCACCGGCGGCAATCGGTCAAGGCTCTGGAGCGAGGCCGTGTGGCTGCTGTCACCAAGGCCTTCGGCGGGGACAGACCTGCCCTCCCGCCCAAACCCAAACCCAGGAACCTTACTGTGACCAGCGACACCCTTAACCC GAAGCAAGGGGTGCGACGCACACTGTCCACCTCTAGCAGGGAGCACATTATTAGATGGTTCCAGGAGGAACAGCTGCCTTACCGAGCGGGTTTCCAGAAGGACCAGAGTCGCATAGCGTCTTGGTTCCATG GCATCATTACGCGGCAGGAAGCCGAGGACTTACTGAGCGAGGGGGAACCCGGGCACTTTCTGGTGAGGGTCAGCGAAAGGATTCTGGGATACGTCCTGTCTTATCGATGCAAAGATGAGTTTAAACACTTCCTCGTTGACGCAACAGAGGGCTGCTACATGCTGCTGGGACACCAGATCAGATTCACCTCGTTGGCAGAGCTTGTGGAGTTCCATGAG GGGGAGCCAATCACCATGTCAGGAGGGGAGCAGCTGCTCCAGCCATGTGGCCAGAGGCCTAGTGGTGTGGACTATGCAGACCTCTTTACCTGA
- the slc38a9 gene encoding sodium-coupled neutral amino acid transporter 9, with protein MEGDSKPLLDPVCRGSYTDKGSTDSLDRGARRPFHVEHRNIVENEPSERVSAEASVLSSRVHYYSRLTASSDRLLSPPDHVIPCQEELYVYSPLGMAFKVTGGDGGAKNPSIITIFAIWNTMMGTSILSIPWGIKQAGFTLGIVLLISMGLLTLYCCLRVLKSPKSIPYIDTSDWEFPDVCKYYFGKFGQWSSLVFSMVSLIGAMVVYWVLMSNFLFNTGKFIYNYAHNVSMSDTEFGTNGSERVICPFPDTGDHRGNSGISGLYLNTNNYGNDTSDTAVFDRWWSKTNTIPFYLIILLLPLLNFRSASFFARFTFLGTISVVYLIILVTLKAIRLGFHLEFHWLETTQFYVPEFRLLFPQLTGVLTLAFFIHNCIITLMKSNKHQENNVRDLSVAYLLVGLTYLYVGVLIFSAFPSPPLSKDCIEPNFLDNFPSSDVLVFVARTCLLFQMTTVYPLLGYLVRVQMMSQVFGKHYPSFFHVFTLNIFIVGTGVCMAKYYPNIGSIIRYSGATCGLALVFVFPSLVHMISQKRRGELSWPSAIFHSLLIVLGVANVAGQFFM; from the exons ATGGAAGGGGACAGTAAACCACTACTGGACCCAGTGTGTAGAGGAAGCTACACAGACAAAGGCTCCACAGATTCACTGGACCGAGGGGCAAGGAG GCCTTTCCACGTGGAGCATCGGAATATAGTGGAGAATGAGCCCTCTGAGAGGGTGTCAGCAGAGGCCTCTGTCCTCAGCAGCAGAGTGCACTACTACAGCCGACTCACTGCCTCCTCTGACAGACTGCtg AGCCCTCCAGACCATGTGATCCCCTGTCAAGAGGAGCTCTACGTGTACAGTCCTCTGGGGATGGCCTTCAAAGTGACTGGAGGGGACGGAGGGGCCAAAAACCCCAGCATCATCACGAT TTTTGCCATATGGAACACGATGATGGGGACATCTATACTCAGTATACCATGGGGGATAAAGCAG GCAGGGTTCACGTTGGGCATCGTCCTTCTGATCTCTATGGGTCTGCTGACCCTCTACTGCTGTCTCAGAGTGCTCAAATCACCCAAGTCAATAC CGTACATCGACACGTCAGACTGGGAGTTCCCTGACGTGTGTAAATATTACTTTGGGAAGTTTGGCCAGTGGTCCAGTCTGGTGTTTTCCATGGTGTCACTCATTGGTGCTATGGTGGTCTACTGGGTCCTAATGTCCAACTTCCTCTTCAACACGGGCAAATTCATCTACA ACTATGCGCATAATGTCAGCATGTCAGATACAGAGTTTGGAACCAACGGGTCAGAAAGAG TGATCTGCCCGTTCCCCGACACGGGGGACCACAGAGGGAACAGCGGCATCAGCGGCCTCTACCTGAACACCAACAACTACGGCAACGACACGTCAGACACCGCCGTGTTCGACCGCTGGTGGAGCAAGACCAACACCATCCCATTCTACCTCATCATCCTGCTGCTACCGCTGCTCAACTTCCGCTCTGCTTCCTTCTTCGCCCGCTTCACCTTCCTGG GCACCATATCTGTGGTCTACCTCATCATCCTGGTCACACTGAAGGCTATTCGTCTGGGCTTTCACCTGGAGTTCCACTGGTTAGAAACCACTCAGTTCTACGTTCCAG AATTCAGGCTGCTGTTCCCTCAGCTGACTGGTGTTCTCACTTTGGCCTTCTTCATCCACAACTGCATCATCACCTTGATGAAGAGCAACAAGCACCAGGAGAACAAC GTGCGGGACTTGTCTGTGGCCTACCTACTGGTTGGACTGACGTACCTATACGTGGGAGTGTTGATCTTTTCTgcgttcccctcccctcctctgtcaAAAGACTGCATTGAACCA AACTTCCTGGATAACTTCCCCAGCAGTGACGTGCTGGTGTTTGTGGCACGGACCTGTCTGCTTTTCCAGATGACCACTGTCTACCCCCTTCTGGGCTACCTGGTGCGTGTCCAGATGATGAGCCAGGTCTTCGGCAAACACTACCCCAG TTTCTTCCACGTTTTcactctgaacattttcatcGTTGGCACTGGTGTCTGCATGGCGAAGTATTACCCCAACATTGGCTCCATTATAAG GTACTCGGGGGCGACGTGTGGCCTGGCCCTGGTCTTTGTCTTCCCTTCTCTAGTCCACATGATCTCCCAGAAGCGTAGAGGGGAGCTCAGCTGGCCCTCGGCCATCTTCCACAGCCTCCTCATTGTCCTGGGCGTGGCCAATGTGGCAGGACAGTTCTTCATGTAG